A part of Prolixibacteraceae bacterium genomic DNA contains:
- a CDS encoding dihydrofolate reductase: MGDIAMIAAVDQKMGIGNANDMLFFISEDLRRFKSLTTGYPVVMGRKTYESLPHGALPNRRNIVISGQMDLAIKDAEVVHSIDEVKALLNDVSRFFVIGGGVIYTEFMPLATHLFLTHIEEEKEADTFFPELDMSQWQIVETSHREKSDKNPAYTFVDYVKR, translated from the coding sequence ATGGGTGATATTGCAATGATTGCAGCAGTGGATCAAAAGATGGGAATAGGAAATGCGAATGATATGTTATTTTTTATTTCAGAAGATCTGCGTCGTTTTAAATCGCTGACCACAGGTTATCCCGTGGTAATGGGTAGGAAGACTTATGAATCTTTGCCCCATGGAGCTCTGCCCAATAGGCGTAATATTGTCATCTCTGGTCAGATGGATTTGGCAATTAAAGATGCCGAAGTAGTTCATTCCATTGATGAAGTAAAAGCTTTATTGAATGATGTTTCACGTTTCTTTGTGATTGGTGGTGGGGTAATATATACTGAATTTATGCCTCTTGCAACACATCTGTTTTTGACTCATATTGAAGAGGAAAAAGAGGCGGATACATTTTTTCCTGAGTTAGACATGTCTCAATGGCAGATTGTAGAAACATCGCATAGAGAAAAGAGTGATAAGAATCCTGCATATACTTTTGTTGACTATGTGAAGCGTTGA
- a CDS encoding thymidylate synthase, which produces MKQYLDLLQHVSKDGNQKEDRTGTGTQSVFGYQMRFDLQKGFPLLTTKKLHLKSIVHELLWFLTGDTNIKYLQDNGVRIWNEWADENGDLGPVYGAQWRSWNGANGKVVDQITEVVEQIKKNPDSRRLLVNAWNVSEVDSMALPPCHIMFQFYVNDGKLSCQLYQRSADIFLGVPFNIASYALLTMMMAQVTGLECGEFIHTLGDAHIYNNHKEQVRTQLERTPYDLPKMNINPEVDSIFDFKYEDFELVDYQAHPHIKGIVAV; this is translated from the coding sequence ATGAAGCAATATCTGGATTTACTACAACATGTTTCGAAAGATGGAAATCAAAAAGAGGATCGTACAGGTACTGGAACACAGAGTGTTTTTGGCTATCAAATGAGATTTGATTTACAAAAAGGTTTTCCTTTATTAACCACAAAGAAATTACATCTAAAGTCGATTGTTCATGAGCTATTGTGGTTTTTAACTGGAGATACTAATATTAAATATCTTCAGGATAATGGAGTGAGAATTTGGAATGAATGGGCTGATGAAAATGGTGATTTAGGTCCTGTGTATGGTGCTCAATGGCGTTCATGGAATGGTGCTAATGGTAAAGTGGTTGATCAGATCACAGAGGTGGTAGAGCAAATTAAAAAGAATCCAGACTCACGTCGCTTATTGGTTAATGCTTGGAATGTGTCAGAGGTGGATAGTATGGCTTTACCTCCATGTCATATTATGTTTCAGTTTTACGTTAATGATGGGAAACTTTCATGTCAACTATATCAAAGAAGTGCGGATATCTTCTTAGGTGTGCCATTTAATATTGCTTCATATGCTTTGCTTACCATGATGATGGCCCAAGTGACAGGATTGGAGTGTGGAGAGTTTATTCATACACTAGGTGATGCACATATTTATAATAATCATAAAGAGCAGGTTAGAACCCAACTTGAAAGGACTCCTTATGATCTGCCTAAGATGAATATAAATCCAGAAGTGGATTCGATATTTGATTTTAAGTATGAAGATTTTGAGTTAGTAGACTATCAGGCTCATCCTCATATTAAAGGGATTGTGGCTGTTTAA
- a CDS encoding Na+ dependent nucleoside transporter, whose protein sequence is MQQVQGFSLESLLRGGLGMVTIILIAWLFSTNRKRVDWKLVGIGIAIQIFFAVGVLYVPAIQGFFAFFGKVFVKILDFTRAGSGFLLGDLLNTETYGFIFTFQVLPTIIFFSALTSLMFYLGVIQKIVYVLAWCLSKGLKISGMESLSVAGNIFLGQTESPLMIKAYLPKMNRSEIFLVMVGGMATLAGGVLAAYIDFLGGSDPVQRLMFAKHLLSASVMAAPGAVVISKIIVPQTEEPDTNVTIPKEQIGSNALDAISNGTVEGVKLAVNVAAMLLVFLALIAFINYIFAGGIGRLTGLNGWVDNFTDGQYETFSLQFILGYLLSPLMWLLGVCEEDITLVGRLLGEKVIINEFIGYASLAELKAAGAFAQEKSIIMSTYLLCGFANVGSIGIQIGGIGALAPSKREWLSEYGMRALLAGTLASCLSATVIGMIMG, encoded by the coding sequence ATGCAACAAGTTCAAGGTTTTTCGTTAGAGTCCTTACTTAGAGGAGGACTTGGAATGGTGACAATTATTTTAATTGCTTGGCTGTTTAGTACGAATAGGAAACGAGTGGATTGGAAACTTGTCGGTATTGGTATTGCCATTCAAATATTTTTTGCTGTGGGGGTGTTGTACGTACCAGCAATTCAAGGTTTTTTTGCGTTTTTTGGTAAAGTATTCGTGAAAATTCTAGATTTTACACGTGCAGGAAGTGGATTTCTTTTGGGGGATCTTTTAAATACCGAAACGTATGGATTTATTTTCACCTTTCAGGTGCTTCCTACAATCATTTTCTTCTCAGCTTTAACAAGTTTGATGTTCTATTTGGGGGTAATTCAGAAAATTGTCTATGTGTTGGCATGGTGCCTTTCCAAGGGGTTGAAAATTAGTGGTATGGAGAGCTTATCTGTCGCAGGAAATATTTTCTTGGGCCAAACCGAGTCCCCATTGATGATTAAGGCATATCTTCCAAAGATGAATCGTTCAGAGATATTCTTAGTGATGGTTGGTGGTATGGCTACGCTAGCAGGAGGTGTGCTGGCAGCTTATATCGATTTCTTGGGAGGATCAGATCCTGTCCAACGTTTGATGTTTGCAAAGCATTTATTGTCCGCTTCTGTGATGGCTGCACCAGGTGCAGTGGTGATCTCTAAGATTATCGTGCCTCAAACAGAGGAGCCTGATACGAATGTAACTATTCCAAAGGAACAGATTGGCTCTAATGCGTTAGATGCTATATCTAATGGTACGGTTGAGGGTGTTAAACTTGCAGTGAATGTCGCAGCCATGTTGTTGGTTTTCTTGGCTCTAATAGCATTCATAAACTATATTTTTGCAGGAGGTATTGGTCGTTTGACTGGATTAAATGGCTGGGTAGATAACTTCACTGATGGTCAATATGAGACTTTCTCTCTTCAATTTATCTTAGGTTATTTATTGTCTCCTTTGATGTGGTTGCTGGGTGTGTGTGAAGAAGATATTACTCTTGTTGGACGTCTTCTTGGAGAGAAGGTGATCATTAATGAGTTCATTGGATATGCTAGTTTGGCTGAATTGAAAGCTGCTGGAGCTTTCGCACAAGAGAAGTCTATTATTATGTCGACTTATCTACTTTGTGGTTTTGCAAATGTAGGATCAATAGGTATCCAAATAGGTGGCATCGGAGCTTTGGCTCCATCTAAGCGCGAATGGCTCTCTGAATATGGAATGAGAGCACTACTTGCAGGTACTTTAGCTTCTTGTTTGTCCGCTACAGTAATAGGAATGATTATGGGGTAA
- a CDS encoding DUF151 domain-containing protein → MQKIKLRILGLTTSQTQTGAYALLMTEVDGSRRLPIIIGAIEAQAIVIHLEQMSPPRPLTHDLFHQSLMSFGVNLEEVQIYKLDDGIYFSKLIYKRDNKIEEVESRTSDAIALALRFTAPIYIDSDIMDRASISFEIKEQEEVISPSESVVDSSEVAEESVDDRKDRIASANLEDLEMYLQKAIEEEDYELASLISDEVKKRKDK, encoded by the coding sequence ATGCAAAAAATTAAACTGAGGATACTGGGTTTAACCACGAGTCAGACGCAAACTGGAGCTTATGCTTTGTTGATGACAGAGGTGGATGGAAGTCGTCGATTGCCAATCATTATTGGGGCGATAGAAGCACAGGCTATTGTTATTCATTTGGAGCAAATGAGTCCCCCCCGTCCTTTAACACACGATCTGTTTCACCAAAGTTTGATGAGTTTTGGGGTTAATTTAGAAGAGGTTCAAATTTACAAATTAGATGACGGCATCTATTTCTCAAAGCTTATTTATAAGAGAGATAATAAGATAGAAGAGGTGGAGTCGAGAACTTCGGATGCTATTGCATTGGCATTACGTTTTACTGCTCCAATATATATTGATTCTGATATTATGGATCGTGCCAGCATCTCTTTTGAAATTAAAGAGCAAGAGGAGGTTATATCCCCTTCCGAAAGTGTAGTGGACTCTTCAGAAGTCGCAGAGGAGAGTGTTGATGATAGAAAAGATCGTATAGCATCAGCAAATCTTGAAGACCTTGAGATGTATTTGCAGAAGGCGATAGAGGAGGAAGATTATGAATTAGCTTCCTTAATAAGTGATGAAGTAAAAAAAAGAAAAGATAAATAG
- the rplU gene encoding 50S ribosomal protein L21, translated as MYAIVEIAGQQFKVEKDQKVFVHRLGVEEGADVEFDKVLLIDNDGDVKVGAPSVEGAKITAKVVSHLKGDKVIVFKKKRRKGYKKKNGHRQYLTQIVISDIVA; from the coding sequence ATGTACGCTATTGTAGAGATTGCTGGACAGCAATTCAAGGTTGAAAAAGACCAAAAAGTGTTCGTACACCGCTTAGGTGTTGAAGAAGGTGCTGATGTTGAATTTGACAAAGTACTTTTGATCGACAATGATGGCGATGTAAAAGTTGGTGCTCCTTCTGTAGAAGGTGCTAAAATTACTGCGAAAGTAGTAAGTCACCTTAAAGGAGACAAAGTGATCGTATTCAAAAAGAAACGCCGTAAGGGTTACAAGAAGAAGAACGGTCACCGTCAGTATTTAACTCAGATTGTAATTTCTGATATTGTAGCTTAA
- the rpmA gene encoding 50S ribosomal protein L27, with protein sequence MAHKKGVGSSKNGRESESKRLGVKIFGGQACKAGNIIVRQRGTAHNPGENVGMGKDHTLFSLVEGTVVFRKKRNNRSYVSVEPLTAE encoded by the coding sequence ATGGCACACAAAAAAGGTGTAGGTAGTTCTAAGAACGGCCGCGAGTCAGAAAGTAAACGTCTAGGTGTAAAAATCTTCGGTGGTCAAGCTTGTAAAGCTGGTAATATCATCGTTCGCCAACGTGGTACTGCTCATAACCCAGGTGAAAACGTAGGTATGGGTAAAGATCATACTCTATTTTCTCTTGTTGAAGGAACAGTTGTTTTCCGTAAAAAGAGAAATAACAGATCATACGTTTCAGTAGAGCCTCTTACTGCTGAGTAA
- the serS gene encoding serine--tRNA ligase, whose amino-acid sequence MLNLKFIQDNPQLVVERLKVKNFDAEKIVEEILEIYKLRNQSQQEVDGYKSEMNQLSKEIGDLFKQGKVEEANQAKQKTATLKEKIKEADTTFATTDEKLQALQVQLPNLPHPSVPTGKSDEDNEVIREVGQIPNLGDNAVPHWDLASKYDLIDFELGVKITGAGFPVYKGKGARLQRALVNFFLDQAREAGYLEVQPPYLVNEASGFGTGQLPDKEGQMYHATADNLYLIPTAEVPVTNIYRDVILDAKNFPIKNTAYSACFRREAGSYGKDVRGLNRLHQFDKVEVVQIAHPSKSYEILDEMVAYVESLVAKLELPYRVLRLCGGDLSFTSALTFDFEVWSAAQERWLEVSSVSNFESFQANRLKLRFKEEGNKKPQIAHTLNGSALALPRIVASILENNQTENGIKVPAVLVPYMGCELID is encoded by the coding sequence ATGTTAAATCTTAAGTTTATCCAAGACAACCCACAACTAGTGGTTGAGCGTCTGAAAGTGAAAAACTTCGACGCAGAGAAAATCGTAGAGGAAATTCTAGAAATCTACAAACTTCGTAACCAATCCCAACAAGAGGTTGATGGGTATAAGTCGGAGATGAATCAACTTTCGAAGGAGATTGGAGACCTTTTCAAACAAGGAAAGGTGGAAGAAGCGAACCAAGCAAAACAAAAAACTGCCACCCTTAAAGAGAAAATCAAGGAAGCAGACACAACATTTGCTACCACTGATGAAAAACTTCAAGCACTACAAGTGCAACTTCCAAATCTTCCACACCCTTCTGTACCTACAGGTAAAAGTGATGAAGACAACGAAGTGATACGCGAAGTGGGACAGATCCCTAATCTAGGTGACAACGCTGTGCCACATTGGGATCTTGCTTCTAAATATGATTTGATTGACTTCGAATTAGGTGTTAAGATCACAGGTGCAGGTTTCCCTGTGTACAAAGGAAAAGGAGCACGCCTACAACGTGCATTGGTCAACTTCTTTTTAGATCAGGCACGCGAAGCTGGATATCTTGAAGTACAACCTCCATATCTAGTAAACGAAGCTTCAGGATTCGGTACAGGACAGTTACCAGATAAGGAAGGACAGATGTATCATGCCACTGCAGATAACCTTTACCTTATTCCAACAGCTGAGGTTCCTGTGACCAATATCTATCGTGACGTGATTCTTGACGCAAAGAACTTCCCTATCAAAAACACAGCATATAGTGCATGTTTCCGTCGCGAAGCAGGTTCTTATGGTAAGGATGTAAGAGGTTTGAATCGACTTCACCAATTTGACAAAGTAGAAGTTGTTCAAATCGCACACCCAAGCAAATCATATGAGATCCTTGATGAGATGGTAGCATATGTTGAATCGTTGGTTGCAAAACTAGAGTTACCTTACCGCGTTTTACGTCTATGTGGTGGTGACCTTAGCTTTACCTCTGCACTTACTTTCGACTTCGAAGTATGGAGTGCAGCTCAAGAGCGTTGGTTAGAAGTATCTTCTGTCTCTAACTTCGAATCATTTCAAGCAAATCGCCTGAAACTACGTTTCAAAGAAGAAGGAAACAAGAAGCCACAAATCGCACACACACTTAACGGTAGCGCACTTGCATTACCACGTATTGTTGCCTCTATTCTTGAGAACAACCAAACAGAAAACGGAATTAAAGTACCAGCTGTACTTGTGCCATATATGGGATGTGAGTTGATAGACTAA
- a CDS encoding AAA family ATPase — translation MKSCINKFVITGGPGTGKSTLLYELAKKGFLCFPEASRSIIEEQLQIGGDLVPWVDMDRFSFACMERMKIFYNKSCDHPTFFDRGLPDILGYLYLTGCEDMQDIRDNIDAYHYHKTVFILPPWKEIYETDNARKEPFSEAICLHNHLIRSYEESGYHVVEIPQMSVDNRVDYILDYLEI, via the coding sequence ATGAAGAGTTGCATTAATAAGTTTGTTATTACCGGTGGTCCTGGAACAGGAAAATCGACACTATTATATGAGTTGGCTAAGAAAGGCTTTTTATGTTTTCCAGAGGCCTCAAGATCCATTATTGAAGAGCAGTTGCAAATAGGGGGTGATTTAGTTCCATGGGTTGATATGGATCGTTTTTCTTTTGCTTGTATGGAGCGGATGAAAATATTCTACAATAAGTCATGTGATCACCCTACCTTTTTTGACAGAGGTCTTCCTGATATTCTAGGTTACCTCTATCTTACTGGCTGTGAAGATATGCAGGATATAAGAGATAATATTGACGCTTATCATTATCATAAAACTGTTTTTATCTTACCACCCTGGAAGGAGATTTATGAAACTGATAATGCAAGAAAAGAGCCGTTCTCTGAAGCGATATGTCTTCACAACCATCTTATTCGATCATATGAAGAGTCAGGATATCATGTGGTAGAAATACCTCAGATGTCGGTGGATAATCGAGTCGATTATATCTTGGATTACTTGGAGATATAG
- a CDS encoding alpha-L-fucosidase, with amino-acid sequence MNLSPKALILILSVLLLNSCTKPKSQVPYWLNDYQESYQQSPVEANKQWFKDAKFGMFIHLNLASLCENGRDDYFIWKKGNASDQLLKYVGIDRTTYESSNNKDSLLFQKYSLKNFDADKICQLAKKAKMKYITFTTHHLGGCYNFNTSLSDRNSLNAPCKKDLVQELSIACKKHGIALFMYVPPHISHTNKEEYEHNKKYLTELLTQYGDIAGIWFDGIGGYYRDPSKYTHLHELHQLVKDLQPHALVSFKEGAVGDEDFISPEHFMLPFNYSWDNPGITKRFNIRQKRWNGKQSKLWDKFNATKLREINTVMLECAGRDDTHAGGGWINDDSAIHYTATQVYGWLNYSRATGSNMLMNIGICKDGSIHPDDTKALAQVGEIIEAKGWPEVHNEL; translated from the coding sequence ATGAATTTATCACCAAAAGCTCTAATACTTATCCTATCAGTACTACTTCTTAACAGCTGTACTAAACCCAAAAGCCAAGTTCCTTATTGGCTTAATGATTACCAAGAAAGCTATCAACAGAGCCCTGTCGAAGCCAACAAGCAATGGTTTAAAGATGCAAAATTCGGGATGTTCATCCACCTAAATCTCGCAAGTCTATGTGAAAATGGTAGAGATGACTACTTTATATGGAAAAAAGGGAACGCATCTGATCAGTTATTAAAATACGTTGGAATAGATAGGACAACTTATGAATCTAGCAACAATAAAGACAGCTTGTTATTTCAGAAATACTCTCTTAAGAATTTTGATGCAGATAAGATTTGCCAACTGGCGAAAAAGGCAAAGATGAAATACATTACCTTTACAACACATCATCTTGGAGGTTGTTATAACTTCAACACCTCTCTTTCTGACCGCAATAGTTTAAATGCACCATGTAAAAAAGATCTTGTTCAAGAACTTTCTATAGCATGTAAAAAACACGGCATTGCTCTTTTCATGTATGTTCCTCCTCATATCTCACATACAAATAAGGAAGAGTACGAACACAACAAAAAATATCTAACAGAGCTTCTAACACAATATGGAGACATCGCTGGTATATGGTTTGACGGAATTGGAGGTTACTACAGAGATCCAAGTAAATACACCCACCTACATGAACTACACCAACTGGTTAAAGATCTGCAGCCACATGCCCTTGTTTCATTCAAAGAAGGAGCAGTTGGGGATGAAGATTTCATATCTCCTGAACACTTTATGCTTCCTTTCAATTACTCATGGGACAACCCTGGGATCACCAAAAGATTTAATATTAGACAGAAAAGATGGAATGGAAAACAGTCTAAATTATGGGATAAATTCAATGCTACCAAACTACGTGAAATCAATACTGTAATGTTAGAATGTGCAGGACGAGACGATACACATGCAGGAGGTGGATGGATCAATGATGATAGTGCAATACACTACACTGCTACGCAAGTCTATGGTTGGTTAAACTACTCAAGAGCCACTGGTTCCAATATGCTTATGAATATAGGAATCTGCAAAGATGGTTCAATCCACCCAGATGACACAAAGGCATTAGCACAAGTAGGTGAAATTATCGAAGCCAAAGGGTGGCCTGAAGTTCATAATGAACTATAA
- a CDS encoding DUF4982 domain-containing protein, with product MRESNPWFEHQRKSWGWRASLSSWTWNIEKTTPMTVEIFSGCEKVELLLNGKSLGKKNTNDSTKLRAYWTVPYEKGEITIEARAIDITTNPSNIAN from the coding sequence TTGAGAGAGTCGAACCCTTGGTTTGAACACCAACGCAAAAGCTGGGGATGGAGAGCTTCTCTATCTTCTTGGACATGGAATATTGAAAAGACAACCCCAATGACCGTTGAGATCTTTTCAGGATGTGAAAAGGTGGAGCTACTCTTAAATGGGAAGTCATTAGGTAAGAAAAATACCAATGACTCAACAAAACTCAGAGCTTATTGGACCGTTCCATATGAAAAAGGAGAAATAACCATAGAAGCTCGAGCAATAGATATTACAACCAATCCGAGCAACATCGCAAACTAA
- a CDS encoding DUF2807 domain-containing protein, which yields MKTNLIIVGILCSTILMGGCSKSDDTTETVTTTNTTSKNVGGTSTTKGDMTKTKYSVSNFIDLTASLPMDVEITFVEENRTEVTIECDAAIADKYTVKQNGTSIDITKKDGVKEIKTKNKTTAHITVKTLSAIKGLGASTIKFKNKLKREDLTLTLDEASSLTGDIEINMFVFDGKGASDTTVKGDSRKVTTTLDQGAVLNFNGNTEILKSTLSGASTFSLKGSSKAQTFNATLKGASTFNAIGVMTTDEFTVKADGSSTVMAEDLEIKKLDCICTTGSSVYVGKTTEIETKVTEASKLNYRGEPKFTKKESDITSTIEKSLL from the coding sequence ATGAAGACAAACTTAATTATTGTTGGAATCTTATGCAGCACTATTCTGATGGGTGGTTGTAGCAAAAGTGACGACACTACAGAAACCGTAACAACAACGAATACAACATCAAAGAATGTTGGAGGAACATCAACCACTAAAGGAGATATGACCAAAACGAAATATTCCGTAAGTAATTTCATTGATCTAACCGCATCACTACCAATGGATGTTGAAATAACTTTTGTGGAAGAAAATAGAACAGAGGTTACCATCGAATGTGATGCAGCTATTGCGGATAAATATACGGTGAAGCAAAATGGTACATCAATAGATATTACAAAAAAAGATGGTGTAAAAGAGATTAAAACTAAAAACAAAACGACTGCACATATTACAGTAAAAACACTATCTGCAATCAAAGGATTAGGTGCATCTACAATTAAATTTAAGAACAAACTGAAAAGGGAAGATTTGACTTTAACACTAGATGAAGCAAGCTCTTTAACTGGAGATATCGAAATTAACATGTTCGTATTTGATGGGAAAGGTGCAAGTGATACAACAGTCAAAGGAGATAGTCGAAAAGTAACAACAACCCTTGATCAAGGGGCTGTATTGAACTTTAACGGAAATACCGAAATACTTAAATCAACACTATCTGGTGCCTCAACATTTTCGTTAAAAGGTTCGAGCAAAGCGCAGACATTCAATGCAACTTTAAAAGGAGCTTCTACATTCAATGCGATAGGTGTAATGACAACGGATGAGTTCACAGTAAAGGCTGATGGCTCCTCTACCGTTATGGCAGAAGATCTAGAGATTAAAAAACTTGATTGTATTTGTACTACCGGATCTTCGGTATACGTCGGGAAAACAACGGAAATAGAAACGAAAGTTACTGAAGCAAGTAAACTTAATTACAGAGGAGAACCAAAGTTCACAAAAAAAGAATCTGATATTACCAGCACCATCGAAAAATCATTATTATGA